One window of the Leptospira broomii serovar Hurstbridge str. 5399 genome contains the following:
- a CDS encoding P-loop NTPase family protein, which produces MRYTSTELKNLIQEAALGEKFPLAKLITELEKPDSFEFRKILFQELREQGFTEKKALTVGLTGTPGAGKSSLLGEFSTEFLKAFPEKKMAIVAVDPSSHISGGSLLGDRTRLSLPPREKRLYFRSQPSQLELGGVNPYTYHVIRLLRCFFDFVFVETVGIGQNEIEVSKLADVSFLVLVPLGGDQIQFMKSGIMEVPNAFILNKCDEESLALASYHTLTNTLEFLRDLTPGGAIPPVFMTSVKTKRGIQELLQYIVSQTPGSKRDLETAMQVRKWIKNEFGNFGLQVLSNIQFPENGSFEHCEVLALAEVRKKLKD; this is translated from the coding sequence GTGCGGTACACCTCTACAGAACTCAAAAATTTAATTCAGGAAGCCGCGTTGGGGGAAAAATTTCCCTTAGCGAAGCTGATTACCGAATTAGAAAAGCCGGATTCATTCGAATTTCGTAAAATTCTTTTTCAAGAGTTGAGAGAGCAAGGCTTTACCGAAAAAAAGGCTCTGACCGTAGGTTTAACCGGAACGCCAGGAGCGGGAAAATCCTCCTTATTAGGAGAATTCTCCACGGAATTTCTGAAAGCGTTTCCCGAAAAGAAAATGGCGATCGTCGCGGTAGATCCGTCTAGCCATATCAGTGGCGGGTCTCTCTTAGGAGACAGGACAAGGTTGTCTCTTCCGCCCAGGGAAAAGAGGCTTTATTTCCGATCCCAACCGAGCCAATTAGAATTGGGCGGAGTCAATCCTTATACGTATCACGTTATTCGTCTTTTGCGCTGCTTCTTCGATTTTGTTTTCGTGGAGACGGTAGGCATCGGACAAAATGAGATCGAGGTATCCAAGTTAGCGGATGTCTCTTTTTTAGTCCTCGTCCCTCTCGGCGGAGATCAAATTCAATTTATGAAAAGTGGTATCATGGAGGTCCCGAACGCTTTTATCTTGAATAAATGCGACGAAGAATCCTTAGCGTTGGCCAGCTATCATACGTTGACTAATACACTCGAATTCTTGCGAGACCTTACCCCGGGAGGAGCCATACCTCCCGTCTTTATGACCAGCGTTAAGACAAAGCGTGGCATCCAAGAATTACTGCAATATATCGTATCCCAAACTCCCGGATCCAAAAGAGATCTCGAAACCGCAATGCAAGTACGCAAATGGATCAAAAACGAATTTGGAAATTTCGGCCTACAAGTCCTCTCAAACATTCAATTTCCGGAAAACGGATCCTTTGAACATTGCGAAGTTTTGGCCTTAGCGGAAGTGCGTAAAAAATTGAAGGATTAA
- a CDS encoding right-handed parallel beta-helix repeat-containing protein, which translates to MYKKIIIPIFWISFLGMGCYQGPNSGPLDFLIFSQLSSNVNTPLPIQVQVSGLPALASVSVSDSLGEVLTFNSNGIQSFPTKQLPGTNYALSITSQPVVTPQIICQIVNPNSQVLFPSTVVQVQCGVAFYPISVTVIGIAAGNTDTLILSNNGADQLSITNNGTHQFATTIADQQSFAVNIFQALPDQTCVFRLAPSNTGIVNGVAPPAAILNCFSPTLVSPADNTAILVTDTINITLSENPVVGSCVLDATVAANPTNLGPYATMSVLGNVLTITPNAGSYSPTLNPPLNVYLKITGCTDTGGNALLEGAPLQENYSLVGNRYYVSTTGVDAAAPACSTPAAPCATIQQGVTNCAATSCHVFVSQGTYTVAAPIALSQKTSIMGGYAPGFGKRSPSKYQTIINDGTGACGFAYATPCAPITVSLGVLTANEVVKISGFGIIGSADPTKAYTTGIFINGSIPSPGLLYIFENTIVGGQPGSAGGLLSGIQMVNSNNTIVEYNTIYGGGGGASSAGLVADASSGIVSWNQISGYNSVGAVFPTNYSAGIEMRNMTAANTLVINSNTINPLAYIDPSVSASNFLGIFIQASNTSTNNVSILGNSIYAGNGTSTNSNAIRYGMISSQVRLLNNQLLTPSPGFTCLYHTTTASATSSIQGNNFYGCSTLAYEAGTVSSYSSICPGGIIGGLSSTACGVPTYLSGAGAASQNYAQPPSFVAATDIYHTFMLSSNSSCYSVYGGINDNVLPPFTTSDIDAHPRTQNVVVAAPSFIPAGAYGYSIGAFEFNGSCK; encoded by the coding sequence ATGTATAAAAAAATTATCATTCCGATCTTCTGGATCTCTTTTTTAGGAATGGGATGTTACCAAGGACCCAATTCGGGCCCTCTAGATTTTTTAATCTTTTCCCAATTGAGTTCAAACGTAAATACTCCCCTTCCGATCCAAGTGCAAGTTTCAGGTCTGCCCGCCCTTGCTTCGGTAAGCGTCAGCGATTCCCTAGGGGAAGTTCTTACGTTCAACAGTAACGGCATTCAGTCGTTTCCAACCAAGCAACTTCCCGGTACGAATTACGCTTTAAGCATCACTAGTCAACCTGTCGTAACCCCTCAGATTATTTGCCAAATTGTAAACCCTAATAGCCAGGTCCTTTTTCCTTCAACCGTCGTGCAGGTCCAATGCGGAGTGGCATTCTATCCGATCAGCGTAACTGTGATTGGAATCGCCGCAGGTAATACGGATACTTTGATCCTTTCCAATAACGGAGCGGATCAGTTATCGATCACAAACAATGGAACGCACCAATTCGCGACAACGATCGCAGACCAGCAATCTTTCGCTGTAAATATCTTTCAGGCGTTGCCCGACCAAACTTGCGTTTTTCGCCTGGCACCGTCGAACACCGGAATCGTAAACGGAGTCGCTCCTCCGGCGGCCATCTTAAATTGCTTTAGCCCTACTTTGGTCTCACCCGCGGACAACACCGCGATTCTAGTAACGGATACGATTAACATTACGTTATCCGAAAATCCTGTCGTTGGAAGCTGCGTACTCGATGCGACCGTCGCCGCTAACCCTACCAATTTAGGTCCGTATGCGACGATGTCGGTCCTAGGCAACGTTCTTACGATTACTCCTAATGCGGGAAGTTATAGTCCGACTCTTAATCCGCCTTTAAACGTATACTTAAAAATCACTGGATGTACCGATACGGGGGGAAACGCTTTATTAGAGGGAGCTCCTTTACAGGAAAATTATTCCCTTGTGGGAAACCGATATTACGTTTCCACCACCGGAGTCGATGCGGCCGCACCGGCCTGCTCGACGCCCGCTGCGCCCTGCGCAACGATTCAGCAGGGAGTCACTAATTGCGCAGCGACTTCCTGCCATGTTTTCGTATCGCAAGGTACATACACTGTCGCAGCTCCGATCGCTCTTTCTCAAAAAACTTCAATTATGGGGGGATACGCGCCGGGCTTCGGAAAGAGATCGCCTTCAAAATACCAAACGATCATCAATGATGGAACCGGAGCTTGCGGTTTCGCATATGCGACGCCCTGCGCGCCGATCACCGTTTCGCTAGGAGTTTTAACCGCGAACGAAGTCGTAAAAATTTCCGGCTTCGGCATCATCGGATCTGCGGATCCGACAAAAGCGTATACGACGGGTATTTTCATAAACGGCTCGATTCCTAGCCCAGGTTTATTATATATCTTTGAAAACACGATCGTCGGGGGGCAACCTGGATCGGCGGGAGGACTTTTATCCGGGATTCAGATGGTAAACAGTAATAATACGATCGTCGAATACAATACGATTTACGGTGGTGGCGGAGGCGCTTCATCCGCTGGACTAGTAGCCGACGCCTCGTCCGGAATCGTATCTTGGAATCAGATCAGCGGATATAATTCGGTAGGCGCGGTCTTTCCGACCAACTATTCGGCTGGAATCGAAATGCGCAATATGACTGCAGCAAACACGTTGGTGATCAATTCCAATACGATTAATCCTCTTGCATACATCGACCCGAGCGTCAGCGCTTCCAATTTTTTAGGAATTTTCATCCAAGCAAGCAACACTTCCACGAATAACGTTTCCATTCTTGGAAACAGCATCTATGCCGGGAACGGAACTTCGACCAACTCGAATGCGATTCGTTACGGTATGATATCTTCCCAAGTGCGGTTACTAAATAATCAATTGCTTACTCCTAGCCCGGGATTCACCTGTCTATATCATACGACCACCGCGAGCGCTACGTCTTCCATTCAAGGAAATAATTTTTACGGATGCTCCACCTTAGCTTATGAGGCGGGGACGGTGAGTTCATATTCATCTATTTGTCCCGGAGGAATTATCGGAGGTCTTAGCTCTACCGCATGCGGCGTCCCGACATATCTATCCGGAGCCGGGGCAGCGTCGCAAAACTACGCGCAACCTCCCAGCTTTGTCGCGGCGACGGACATATATCATACTTTTATGCTGAGTTCCAATTCCTCCTGCTACTCCGTATACGGAGGAATCAATGATAATGTACTTCCGCCGTTTACTACTTCGGACATAGACGCACATCCTCGAACCCAAAATGTCGTCGTCGCTGCCCCGTCCTTTATTCCGGCAGGCGCATACGGTTATTCGATCGGGGCTTTCGAGTTTAACGGTTCTTGCAAGTAA
- a CDS encoding protein meaA: MERKDHILYDKSGNPSKEPAWIFRTYAGHTNAKESNELFRENLSKGQTGLSIAFDLPTQCGYSSDHPIARPEIGKVGVPINTLEDFRILFDKIPIEEMNTSMTINGTSMWLLSLYVALAEERGEDVTKLQGTTQNDIIKEYLARGTYIFPPEHSIRIIVDMYEYCLKKIPKWNPSNICSYHLQEAGATPVQELAFALATAIAILDAIKDRNCFTHEEFEQCVGRISFFVNAGIRFIEEMCKMRAFTEMWDRITAKNYDVKNEKFRRFRYGVQVNSLGLTEEQPENNAWRILIEALGVTLSKDARCRALQLPAWNEALSLPRPWDQQWSLRLQQVLAYETDLLEYPDLFEGSTVVASKVKELIENATKEIEKIKEMGGAIKAIDNGYMKTQLVKSQAERLAKINNNELIIVGKNKWQEGTPSPLTNDSDGGVFKVDPKSAEQTLKVLADVKAKRDPKRVAESLTRLEEDAKNGKNLMYASIECAKALVSTGEWSDVLRKVFGEYRPATGVEGQKLNLETDKVTRVRSKVEKFLKDTGARPKIVVGKPGLDGHSNGAEMIAVSAKHAGFDVIYSGIRLTPEDIVQSAVEENANVIGVSILSGSHVELARQIFEELKHYKADIPVVFGGIIPHSDFEALTKIGVKAIFTPKDYDLMDVMERIIDILAKAPVAA; the protein is encoded by the coding sequence ATGGAAAGAAAAGATCACATCCTTTACGATAAAAGTGGGAACCCTAGCAAGGAACCGGCTTGGATTTTCAGAACCTACGCCGGGCATACGAATGCAAAGGAATCCAACGAGCTCTTCCGCGAAAACCTTTCGAAAGGCCAAACCGGACTATCCATCGCTTTTGACCTCCCCACACAATGCGGCTATAGCTCGGATCATCCGATCGCGAGACCTGAAATCGGCAAAGTTGGAGTTCCCATCAACACTCTAGAAGACTTCCGAATCCTATTCGATAAAATTCCGATCGAAGAGATGAACACTTCGATGACGATCAACGGCACTTCGATGTGGTTATTATCACTTTACGTCGCTTTGGCGGAAGAAAGAGGCGAAGATGTTACCAAACTTCAAGGTACGACACAAAACGACATAATCAAGGAATATCTTGCGAGAGGAACATATATATTTCCGCCCGAACATTCGATTCGGATCATCGTGGATATGTACGAATACTGCCTAAAGAAAATCCCGAAATGGAACCCTTCCAATATTTGTTCGTACCATTTGCAGGAAGCCGGAGCCACTCCGGTTCAAGAACTCGCGTTTGCTCTTGCCACAGCCATCGCGATATTGGACGCAATAAAAGATAGAAATTGTTTTACCCACGAAGAATTCGAACAATGCGTCGGACGAATTTCATTTTTCGTAAACGCCGGAATTCGCTTTATCGAGGAAATGTGCAAAATGCGCGCCTTCACGGAAATGTGGGACCGGATCACGGCGAAAAACTACGACGTGAAGAACGAGAAATTCCGTCGTTTCCGCTATGGGGTGCAAGTGAACTCTTTAGGTTTAACGGAAGAGCAACCGGAAAATAACGCCTGGAGAATTCTGATCGAAGCTCTTGGTGTAACTCTAAGCAAAGACGCTCGTTGTCGAGCTCTCCAACTTCCTGCCTGGAATGAAGCTCTCTCCCTCCCCCGTCCTTGGGATCAACAATGGTCGCTTCGTTTACAGCAAGTGCTCGCGTACGAAACCGATCTTTTAGAATATCCCGACTTGTTCGAAGGATCAACGGTCGTAGCAAGCAAGGTCAAGGAACTGATCGAGAATGCAACGAAGGAAATCGAAAAGATCAAAGAAATGGGCGGCGCAATCAAAGCAATTGACAACGGGTATATGAAAACACAGCTCGTGAAATCGCAGGCGGAAAGATTAGCTAAAATTAATAATAACGAACTCATCATCGTAGGAAAAAACAAATGGCAGGAGGGAACTCCTTCTCCTCTTACGAACGATTCCGACGGAGGCGTCTTCAAAGTAGATCCTAAATCGGCGGAGCAAACTCTCAAAGTACTGGCGGATGTAAAAGCGAAACGCGATCCCAAGAGAGTTGCGGAATCTTTAACAAGATTGGAAGAGGATGCTAAGAACGGCAAAAACCTAATGTACGCCTCCATCGAATGTGCAAAAGCCTTGGTTTCTACGGGAGAATGGTCCGACGTATTGCGTAAAGTGTTCGGAGAATACAGACCGGCAACCGGAGTCGAGGGGCAGAAATTAAATTTGGAAACTGATAAGGTCACACGCGTCCGTTCCAAAGTGGAAAAGTTCCTGAAGGATACCGGCGCTCGTCCGAAAATCGTTGTCGGCAAACCCGGATTAGACGGACATTCCAACGGGGCCGAAATGATCGCCGTTTCCGCGAAGCATGCCGGATTCGATGTTATCTATTCAGGAATTCGTCTGACTCCGGAGGATATCGTTCAGTCTGCAGTGGAGGAAAACGCGAATGTTATCGGCGTATCCATTCTATCAGGATCTCATGTTGAGTTAGCTCGGCAGATCTTTGAAGAATTAAAGCATTATAAGGCGGATATTCCGGTGGTCTTCGGCGGAATCATCCCTCATTCCGATTTTGAAGCGCTCACCAAAATCGGAGTCAAAGCGATATTTACGCCGAAAGATTACGATCTAATGGACGTTATGGAGCGTATCATCGATATTCTTGCCAAGGCCCCCGTCGCCGCCTAA
- a CDS encoding class I SAM-dependent methyltransferase, producing MISGKKDKKDSDYIAYGANGLPFERSYWKEIYGTGVDVDASFNAREHAKYIKSLMELMQIPVYSLADFGFGKALLLKEMVKAFQPGRIFGIDPSEEMIDAIGSQKWIRGYNLSFLHSTIQEMDPKYFVGAPFDLGICNSVVQYIEKDELKGVFGKLHSIVRYLYFTVPTKKDYTRMKKEIYFSDPFAHERSKDFYEKLIRPYFRRVAFNLLESRIVENSQFSDEFFTDP from the coding sequence ATGATCTCCGGAAAGAAGGATAAAAAAGATAGCGATTATATCGCATATGGGGCAAACGGCCTACCGTTCGAAAGGTCTTATTGGAAGGAGATTTACGGAACTGGAGTGGACGTAGACGCTTCGTTTAATGCGAGAGAGCATGCGAAGTATATTAAATCTCTGATGGAGTTGATGCAAATCCCGGTCTATAGTTTGGCCGACTTTGGTTTCGGAAAAGCGCTACTCCTTAAAGAAATGGTAAAAGCCTTTCAACCCGGCAGAATTTTCGGGATCGATCCGTCCGAAGAGATGATCGACGCAATCGGATCGCAAAAGTGGATTCGAGGTTATAACCTTTCCTTTTTACATAGCACGATTCAAGAGATGGATCCGAAATATTTTGTGGGAGCTCCTTTCGACCTGGGGATTTGCAATTCGGTCGTTCAGTACATTGAGAAGGACGAACTGAAAGGAGTATTCGGAAAACTTCATTCGATCGTTCGATATCTTTATTTCACGGTCCCGACTAAGAAAGATTATACGCGTATGAAAAAAGAAATTTATTTTTCCGATCCCTTTGCGCACGAAAGAAGTAAGGATTTTTACGAAAAACTGATTCGTCCTTATTTTAGGCGGGTAGCTTTTAACCTGCTGGAAAGCCGAATCGTGGAGAATTCGCAGTTTAGCGACGAATTCTTTACCGATCCTTGA
- a CDS encoding PilZ domain-containing protein, with protein MKYKRERERLISKELSELSTTLICDDLSISGLVANISEIGMGILVQDNSKEPPPVGSSVSGKITGEVFGELDFEGVIVRNERSNDSDSINYIIGIKFTSEISLPDRVIALSLTIDE; from the coding sequence ATGAAATATAAACGCGAACGTGAACGACTAATTTCGAAAGAGCTGTCGGAGCTTTCCACAACGCTCATTTGCGACGATCTATCAATATCCGGATTAGTCGCGAACATCTCTGAGATTGGAATGGGAATTTTAGTGCAGGATAACTCGAAAGAGCCGCCTCCCGTCGGATCATCGGTCTCTGGCAAAATAACCGGAGAGGTATTCGGCGAGCTAGATTTTGAAGGGGTTATCGTCAGAAATGAAAGATCCAACGATTCCGATTCGATTAATTATATTATTGGAATTAAATTCACGTCCGAAATTTCCTTACCTGATCGAGTCATCGCTTTAAGTTTAACGATAGACGAATAA
- a CDS encoding DUF1577 domain-containing protein, with the protein MNYEEKSIRNLEFILDQHQKLQVIKQHLLDQRMFVKTPPFTQEVRIIKVLEGGNRLVLTVPETFNPHQGNRIAFFRMLAAYIEINCIFVEQLNNGNCIFKLESLCIAKKGRNLERLPMPMEIAYVTNILCHRSIIDKTKFALPNIVFESFEKYKRILQNTNLGDVVIDIFRGGQNNKFEAVKKNQKPLFIADTSNPNCFRSEYISLNVCGPNTDTDILSKIREYRVNGVLSEIIVPILYPNDNGIPVSIGFIQMRSKSIQYTPDDLSNIESLSQEITNLILSANSTKITTHFKIMDISNSGMRLRIDDPAISEKLSKRKELQFDIVFRGQAGIPITGAVRWTAFEKPSTLYLGLEFQLESGQDLNRKRLESNLIALRKEYLKILNKRVS; encoded by the coding sequence ATGAACTACGAAGAAAAGTCCATTAGAAACCTGGAATTTATTTTAGACCAACATCAGAAATTGCAGGTAATAAAGCAGCATCTTTTGGATCAGAGAATGTTCGTAAAAACTCCTCCTTTTACCCAGGAAGTCAGAATAATAAAAGTGTTGGAAGGCGGAAATCGACTAGTCTTAACTGTGCCGGAGACGTTTAACCCCCATCAAGGAAATCGAATTGCTTTCTTCCGAATGTTGGCGGCTTACATAGAAATAAATTGCATATTCGTAGAGCAACTAAACAACGGAAATTGTATATTCAAACTAGAGAGTTTATGTATAGCGAAAAAAGGGCGAAATCTTGAACGCCTTCCCATGCCTATGGAGATTGCCTACGTCACCAATATCCTTTGTCATAGATCGATTATCGATAAAACTAAGTTCGCGTTACCGAATATCGTATTTGAAAGTTTCGAGAAGTATAAAAGAATTCTCCAAAATACGAACCTCGGGGACGTAGTTATAGATATTTTTAGGGGAGGACAAAATAACAAATTCGAAGCGGTAAAGAAGAATCAAAAACCCTTATTCATTGCAGACACTTCCAATCCTAATTGTTTTCGCTCCGAATACATTTCTCTTAACGTTTGCGGGCCGAATACCGACACCGATATTCTATCAAAAATTCGTGAATATAGAGTAAACGGCGTTCTTTCGGAAATAATCGTTCCGATTCTTTATCCGAATGATAACGGAATCCCCGTCTCAATCGGATTTATACAGATGCGCAGCAAATCGATCCAGTATACTCCCGATGATCTTTCGAATATAGAATCATTGTCTCAAGAGATTACCAATTTAATTTTAAGCGCTAATTCGACAAAAATTACCACCCACTTTAAAATTATGGATATCTCCAATTCAGGTATGCGCTTAAGAATCGACGACCCGGCTATCTCCGAAAAACTTTCGAAAAGAAAAGAACTACAGTTTGATATAGTTTTTCGCGGGCAGGCAGGTATTCCGATAACAGGCGCTGTTAGATGGACAGCCTTCGAAAAACCTAGTACTTTATATTTAGGTCTTGAATTCCAGCTTGAAAGCGGGCAGGACCTGAACAGGAAAAGATTGGAATCTAACTTAATCGCGCTTCGAAAAGAGTATTTAAAAATATTAAATAAGCGTGTTTCGTAG
- a CDS encoding transglutaminase-like domain-containing protein — protein sequence MIDRLVSAISLVYLFLFLNTGSAIGGPSARRTGIKDVFSGEPILKRFPQRFKITRKLRIASGQPSIPVGSEFKIEILIPIPQDDESREISGIKYNAGDIVISPDSQQKFLYITSQDSAPEVEITHLVKAYRADWDPDFFGADVKYDPTSDLVMRYTGKHEQLDPSHPNIRPLVASAAKRTSKPFDFARESIKEIQKKLIWKNTGKYATISQTFANGGGDCGALSRVLQSMLRSQGIPTRFVSGGILKNGTDWNWHVWTEFYISEKGWVPADPAMFGAVPTVGSMDKNHISFNRGEKEEVPLPGNRKIAVNSGLQNYLYYYSSYDGRGIRYDMDVKVEVLDEAPEDSYYGSDSFLNRIRNSFLERINGVRLESGLPLLAKSVKLEKAAQDLAIGMVSGDKKDYNTSLKDQGYSAKGLLLEAWIVEDIGPDTISVNADRLVKDPSFAKTGFANDIGVGAGYKQGKLYFYVILGTE from the coding sequence TTTTTCGGGAGAGCCGATATTAAAACGATTTCCCCAGCGGTTTAAAATCACTCGTAAACTTAGGATTGCGAGCGGTCAGCCCTCCATTCCGGTCGGGAGCGAGTTTAAGATAGAAATTCTAATTCCGATTCCGCAAGACGACGAGTCTAGAGAAATTTCCGGTATAAAATACAATGCGGGCGATATCGTAATTTCGCCCGATTCTCAGCAAAAATTTCTGTATATTACTTCCCAGGATTCCGCTCCCGAAGTTGAAATTACTCATTTAGTAAAAGCATATCGGGCGGACTGGGATCCGGATTTTTTCGGCGCGGATGTAAAATACGATCCGACTTCCGATTTAGTGATGCGTTATACGGGTAAACACGAACAACTGGATCCGAGTCATCCCAATATAAGACCTTTGGTGGCTTCCGCGGCGAAAAGAACGTCTAAGCCGTTCGATTTTGCCCGGGAATCGATCAAAGAAATTCAGAAAAAACTAATATGGAAAAATACCGGAAAATATGCCACGATCAGTCAGACGTTTGCGAACGGAGGAGGGGATTGCGGCGCTTTAAGTCGCGTTTTGCAATCCATGCTTCGTAGCCAGGGTATCCCGACTAGATTCGTTTCCGGGGGAATTCTTAAGAATGGTACCGACTGGAATTGGCATGTTTGGACTGAATTTTACATCTCAGAAAAAGGTTGGGTACCTGCCGATCCTGCAATGTTCGGAGCCGTTCCTACGGTCGGTTCTATGGATAAAAATCATATATCATTCAATCGCGGTGAAAAAGAAGAAGTTCCCCTTCCTGGAAATCGCAAGATAGCCGTTAATTCCGGTCTTCAAAATTATCTTTATTACTATTCCTCTTACGATGGTCGCGGAATTCGTTATGATATGGATGTAAAGGTGGAGGTCCTTGACGAGGCGCCTGAAGATTCTTATTACGGCTCGGATTCTTTTTTAAATCGGATTCGGAACTCCTTTTTGGAAAGGATTAACGGAGTTAGGCTCGAATCTGGACTTCCATTGCTCGCAAAATCAGTTAAGCTTGAGAAAGCTGCGCAAGATCTTGCGATCGGAATGGTTTCCGGAGACAAGAAAGACTATAATACTTCCCTAAAGGATCAGGGTTATTCGGCCAAAGGCCTGCTATTGGAAGCTTGGATCGTGGAAGATATCGGACCGGATACAATCTCCGTAAACGCGGATCGATTAGTCAAAGATCCGAGCTTTGCGAAGACTGGATTTGCAAACGATATAGGCGTTGGAGCGGGGTATAAGCAGGGGAAACTTTACTTTTATGTTATATTAGGAACCGAGTAA
- the lfb1 gene encoding LIC10280 family protein, producing MNARRMLAILAVIALVTSVSVMKADPQLDLSGTYKANGINPNGTRYKGTVVFKKNDIGSYDVVWSVGIRLEGTAMLDGDTVNADWGDNSPIIYTVKEGGRVLDGVWAHGNGLEILTR from the coding sequence ATGAATGCACGAAGAATGTTAGCAATCCTTGCGGTCATTGCTTTAGTGACATCGGTAAGCGTAATGAAAGCAGATCCTCAACTCGATCTAAGCGGAACTTACAAAGCGAACGGCATAAACCCGAACGGAACCAGATACAAAGGAACGGTCGTTTTTAAGAAAAACGATATAGGAAGCTATGATGTGGTTTGGTCCGTAGGTATTCGATTAGAAGGTACGGCAATGTTAGACGGTGACACTGTTAATGCAGACTGGGGAGATAACAGTCCCATCATCTATACCGTAAAAGAAGGAGGGCGAGTTTTGGACGGAGTTTGGGCCCACGGAAACGGGCTAGAGATCCTTACTCGATAA
- a CDS encoding Crp/Fnr family transcriptional regulator has product MQPLTEIKSLSPNHWKTIRQEYPAQLESLEIKRKYKKGELIFSEKDLYRGFFTVSSGIFKVYCLNSDGREAILRIFAAGEVIAAHPIFYMTETCNYPAFCEALQDGELLYYPKDEFTSFLLQNTRALFLFSALTVEHLNYFRKKMMENLFLSVKDRILSFLRESGAEDEYVSLPITKQQLALLLGTTPESISRAFRSLLEDCLLEEKGDSYRVKRIILSQN; this is encoded by the coding sequence ATGCAACCTTTAACCGAAATCAAATCCCTTAGCCCTAATCATTGGAAGACGATTCGTCAAGAGTATCCTGCCCAGCTCGAATCGTTAGAGATTAAAAGGAAATATAAAAAAGGCGAATTAATCTTTAGCGAGAAAGATCTCTATCGCGGATTTTTTACAGTTTCATCAGGTATTTTTAAAGTGTATTGCCTAAACTCCGATGGGCGAGAGGCAATTCTTCGGATCTTCGCAGCCGGCGAGGTGATAGCTGCCCATCCTATATTTTATATGACGGAAACTTGCAATTACCCTGCATTTTGCGAAGCATTGCAGGACGGCGAATTGCTATATTACCCAAAAGACGAATTTACCTCCTTTTTATTGCAAAATACCCGAGCGCTATTCCTGTTCTCCGCCCTAACCGTCGAACATTTGAATTATTTTAGAAAGAAGATGATGGAGAACCTTTTTTTATCGGTGAAGGATAGGATACTCAGTTTCTTACGCGAATCCGGTGCCGAAGACGAATACGTCTCGCTTCCGATCACTAAACAGCAACTTGCGCTATTATTAGGAACAACCCCCGAGTCGATAAGCAGAGCCTTCCGCTCTCTCCTAGAAGATTGTCTTTTGGAGGAAAAAGGAGATTCCTATCGTGTTAAACGAATAATATTATCTCAAAATTAA